A portion of the Pseudomonas synxantha BG33R genome contains these proteins:
- a CDS encoding CaiB/BaiF CoA transferase family protein encodes MSLNAKPLDGLKVIELGTLIAGPFASRICAEFGAEVIKVESPDGGDPLRKWRKLYEGTSLWWFVQARNKQSLTLNLKHPDGLAILKKLLADADILIENFRPGVLEKLGLSWETLHALNPKLVMVRLSGFGQTGPMKDQPGFGAVGESMGGLRYITGFEDRPPVRTGISIGDSIAALWAVIGALMALRHREVNGGLGQVVDVALYEAIFAMMESMIPEFDVFGFIRERTGNIMPGITPSSIHTSADGKHVQIGANGDAIFKRFMATIGRDDLANDPQLASNDGRDSRRDELYGVIDRWVNSLPLEEVIEQLNKAEVPASRIYSAEDMLGDPQFLAREMFLKAQLPDGKDFKMPGIVPKLSDTPGSCEWVGPQLGEHNNVLLNALGYDAAAIARLRENGAI; translated from the coding sequence ATGTCGCTCAACGCCAAACCACTTGACGGCCTGAAAGTCATCGAACTGGGCACCCTGATCGCCGGCCCGTTTGCCTCACGCATTTGCGCTGAATTCGGTGCCGAGGTGATCAAGGTCGAATCCCCGGACGGCGGCGACCCGCTGCGCAAATGGCGCAAGCTGTATGAAGGCACCTCGCTGTGGTGGTTCGTACAGGCCCGTAACAAGCAGTCGCTGACCCTCAACCTCAAGCACCCCGACGGCCTGGCAATCCTCAAAAAACTATTGGCCGACGCCGACATCCTGATCGAGAACTTCCGCCCCGGCGTGCTGGAAAAACTCGGCCTGAGCTGGGAAACCCTGCACGCTCTGAACCCCAAGCTGGTGATGGTGCGCCTCTCGGGCTTCGGCCAGACCGGGCCGATGAAGGATCAGCCAGGGTTTGGTGCCGTGGGTGAATCCATGGGCGGCTTGCGCTATATCACCGGCTTCGAAGACCGCCCGCCGGTGCGCACCGGGATCTCCATCGGCGACTCGATTGCCGCGCTGTGGGCGGTGATCGGCGCGCTGATGGCGCTGCGTCATCGCGAGGTCAACGGCGGGTTGGGCCAAGTGGTGGATGTGGCGCTGTACGAAGCCATCTTCGCCATGATGGAAAGCATGATCCCCGAGTTCGATGTGTTCGGATTTATTCGCGAGCGTACCGGCAACATCATGCCCGGCATTACACCGTCTTCTATCCACACCAGCGCCGACGGCAAGCATGTGCAGATCGGCGCCAATGGCGATGCAATCTTCAAGCGCTTTATGGCGACCATCGGCCGTGACGACTTGGCGAACGACCCGCAATTGGCCAGCAACGATGGGCGTGACAGCCGCCGCGACGAGCTGTATGGCGTGATCGACCGCTGGGTCAACTCGCTGCCGCTGGAGGAGGTGATTGAGCAACTGAACAAGGCTGAAGTACCCGCCAGCCGTATCTACAGCGCCGAAGACATGCTGGGCGACCCGCAATTTCTGGCCCGGGAGATGTTCCTCAAGGCTCAGCTCCCGGACGGCAAGGACTTCAAGATGCCGGGCATCGTGCCCAAGCTTTCGGATACACCGGGCAGTTGTGAATGGGTGGGCCCGCAGCTGGGTGAACACAACAATGTGCTGCTCAATGCCCTGGGCTACGACGCGGCAGCTATTGCACGTCTGCGTGAAAATGGCGCGATCTGA
- a CDS encoding DUF3509 domain-containing protein, with protein sequence MESIHLLLSEALSPYQVTLTTSGVREDCLVTVKNPGGAIVVERDVDRAQLSDKRALVDVADCLLRDVKIAEGRLEPSVIAALRNAAQTRGGALA encoded by the coding sequence ATGGAAAGTATCCACCTATTGCTCAGTGAAGCACTGAGCCCTTATCAGGTTACGCTGACCACTTCTGGTGTGCGGGAAGACTGCCTGGTAACCGTAAAGAATCCCGGCGGCGCGATTGTGGTCGAGCGCGACGTCGATCGCGCGCAATTGTCCGACAAGCGTGCGCTGGTGGATGTCGCGGATTGCCTGCTTCGCGACGTGAAAATCGCCGAAGGGCGCCTGGAACCCTCGGTCATTGCTGCATTGCGCAATGCTGCCCAAACCCGTGGCGGCGCACTCGCATGA
- a CDS encoding response regulator transcription factor, producing the protein MRAASETPLRVVIADDHPIFLIGLRAVLERDPHISIVGEANSPQALNALLQDCACDVLVTDFMMPAEPHADGLRLIDQLRRHYPDLPIVVVTMLNNAGLFHSILTSGVMGLLSKASLADELPQAIRQVRQQRTYVAQTIRQALSLAGEVGADRLHSQEQLSPRELEVIRLLATGMTVGQIAANLHRSKQTVSAQKVSAMRKLGLANDAALFIYVQEHGLA; encoded by the coding sequence TTGAGAGCTGCGTCTGAAACACCTTTGCGCGTCGTCATTGCCGACGATCATCCGATTTTCCTGATTGGCCTGCGCGCAGTGCTTGAGCGTGACCCGCACATCAGCATCGTCGGGGAGGCCAACTCGCCGCAGGCCCTCAATGCGTTGCTGCAAGACTGTGCCTGCGATGTGCTGGTGACCGACTTTATGATGCCTGCCGAGCCCCATGCCGACGGGTTGCGCCTGATTGACCAACTGCGCCGACACTACCCGGACCTGCCGATTGTGGTGGTCACCATGCTCAACAATGCCGGTTTGTTTCATTCGATTCTGACATCGGGCGTGATGGGCCTTTTGAGCAAGGCCAGCCTGGCCGATGAACTGCCGCAGGCGATTCGTCAGGTCCGCCAGCAACGCACCTACGTGGCCCAGACCATTCGCCAGGCGCTGAGCCTGGCCGGAGAAGTCGGTGCCGATCGCCTGCACTCCCAAGAACAGTTGTCACCCCGGGAGCTGGAGGTGATTCGCCTGTTGGCCACTGGCATGACGGTGGGCCAGATCGCCGCGAATCTGCATCGCAGCAAGCAGACCGTCAGTGCGCAAAAAGTCAGCGCCATGCGCAAACTGGGGCTGGCCAATGATGCCGCCCTGTTTATTTATGTGCAGGAACACGGGCTGGCCTAA